A window of Juglans regia cultivar Chandler chromosome 7, Walnut 2.0, whole genome shotgun sequence contains these coding sequences:
- the LOC108996661 gene encoding putative UPF0481 protein At3g02645, with the protein MAKKFKDDVYEIDRWITIPYAIELQEAGIEFDKAKKFKDLHDRNRNEDQKSKPCQIRTQMDGVELKTLEKFKRLLCLDKIENWKLVPYGKELQEARVEFNKAKKFKCLLALKEIEDWNIHGATELAEAGIKFKKADKCDMFSIKFNNGLMEISPLSIGDQTETYLRNLIAYEQYCDRDNGFNYISNYVRFMDDLINTPKDVKLLRRRGIMKNDLGDDEVISTMVNKLCDNINFSTTDSIYARTSMDVNMHCRRHKNVWMAKLRHDYFNSIWALLSFLAAVLLIALAITQTIFSIIH; encoded by the coding sequence ATGGCAAAGAAATTTAAGGATGATGTATACGAGATTGACCGCTGGATAACAATACCTTATGCCATTGAACTTCAAGAGGCTGGAATTGAATTCGACAAGGCAAAGAAATTTAAGGATCTACATGATCGAAATAGGAATGAAGACCAGAAGTCAAAACCGTGTCAAATACGGACGCAAATGGATGGAGTCGAATTAAAGACATTAGAGAAATTTAAGCGTCTACTTTGTCTGGACAAgattgaaaactggaagttaGTACCTTACGGCAAAGAGCTTCAGGAGGCTAGAGTCGAATTCAACAaggcaaagaaatttaagtGTCTACTTGCTCTTAAAGAGATTGAAGACTGGAACATACATGGCGCCACAGAGCTTGCAGAGGCTGGAATCAAATTCAAGAAGGCAGATAAATGTGACATGTTTTCCATAAAGTTCAACAATGGGCTAATGGAGATTTCACCTTTGAGCATAGGGGATCAAACAGAGACTTACTTACGAAATCTAATTGCATATGAGCAATACTGTGATCGAGACAATGGTTTTAATTACATCAGCAACTATGTGCGTTTCATGGATGATCTTATTAACACTCCAAAGGATGTTAAATTACTCCGTCGAagaggaattatgaaaaatgatttgggtGATGATGAAGTTATTTCCACCATGGTTAACAAGCTTTGTGACAATATCAATTTTTCAACCACAGATTCTATTTATGCTAGAACTTCCATGGATGTGAACATGCATTGCAGGAGACACAAGAATGTATGGATGGCGAAATTAAGGCACGATTATTTCAACAGTATTTGGGCCTTGCTTTCATTTTTGGCGGCTGTCTTATTGATTGCACTCGCAATTACACAAACCATATTTTCCATTATTCATTAG
- the LOC108990821 gene encoding uncharacterized protein LOC108990821, with amino-acid sequence MILLDGCFIIELFRKSEIYKKTRQEEYDPIFQTEWMVSTIARDLLLFENQLPLFILSKLFGMNESNGSRNLEEHFVHIEEKDGISVGSSTSTVQIIPTQLNDLVLGFFSSFLPFQWNVETSTYNSTEKIEHLLHLTDEALTHSLLKIVYKNLEFGFRFKNAAFEHLLGGIHATICISILDIGIDHAKECQEAGVKLKKAEIFKHLFGLICKAAIPLLAKMKSTRKAISYFSECQRLKTGSRSQYLKELREAGVKFHKAKKFKRLHALREIDDRSIHSATELEEVGVKFKKDEKSNLVSIKFNNGLMEISPLSIEDRTETYLWNLIAYEHYCDPQNGSNYVYNYVCFMDRLIKSPKDVELLCQKGIISNCLGDDEIISAMVNKLAHHVAFSTSIYARTFMNLNMHCR; translated from the exons ATGATACTACTTGATGGTTGTTTCATTATTGAGTTGTTCCGCAAGTCTGAAATCTACAAGAAAACAAGACAAGAGGAATATGACCCAATCTTTCAAACGGAGTGGATGGTTTCTACAATAGCTCGTGATCTgctgttatttgaaaatcaacttccatTATTCATTCTTTCTAAATTGTTCGGTATGAATGAGAGTAACGGATCTAGAAATTTAGAAGAACACTTTGTTCATATTGAGGAGAAAGATGGAATTAGTGTTGGAAGCTCAACCTCCACAGTTCAAATTATCCCGACACAACTTAATGATCTTGTCCTTGGCTTTTTCTCTAGCTTTTTACCGTTTCAATGGAATGTCGAAACATCAACTTATAATTCGACCGAAAAGATTGAGCATCTACTTCATCTGACGGATGAAGCTCTCACCCATTCACTTCTAAAAATagtatataaaaatttagagtttGGGTTTAGATTCAAGAATGCAGCGTTTGAGCATCTCCTTGGTGGCATACATGCAACCATTTGTATTTCAATACTTGATATAGGAATAGATCATGCCAAAGAATGTCAAGAGGCAGGAGTCAAACTCAAGAAGGCAGAGATATTTAAGCACCTATTTGGTCTGATTTGTAAAGCTGCCATTCCTTTACttgcaaaaatgaaaagtaCGAGGAAGGCAATCTCTTATTTTAGTGAATGTCAGAG ATTGAAAACTGGATCTAGAAGTCAATACCTCAAAGAGCTTCGTGAGGCAGGAGTCAAGTTCCACAAGGCAAAGAAATTTAAGCGTCTACATGCTCTTAGGGAGATTGATGACCGGAGCATACATAGTGCCACAGAGCTTGAAGAGGTTGGAGTCAAATTCAAGAAGGACGAGAAATCTAACTTGGTTTCCATAAAGTTCAACAATGGGCTAATGGAGATTTCACCTTTGAGCATAGAAGATCGTACAGAGACTTATTTATGGAATCTAATTGCATATGAGCACTACTGTGATCCACAAAATGGCTCGAATTATGTCTACAACTATGTGTGCTTCATGGACCGTCTCATTAAGTCTCCAAAGGATGTTGAATTACTTTGTCAAAAAGGAATTATCAGTAATTGTTTGGGAGATGATGAAATTATTTCCGCCATGGTTAACAAGCTTGCTCACCATGTCGCTTTTTCGACCAGCATTTATGCTAGAACTTTCATGAACCTGAACATGCATTGCAGGTGA